GAAGCTATGGCGGATTATGTCTACGACCACAAGGATATGGCCGCATCATTGTCAAGCGGCTCGTTTTTAACCCAGGGCATGGTGGTCGTACCCTGCACCATTAAATCGCTCTCCGGCATCGCCAATTCCTATAATGAAAACCTGCTGGTCCGGGCAGCGGATGTCACCTTGAAAGAAAAGCGCAAACTGGTGTTGGTAATCAGAGAAACCCCGCTGCATGTCGGACACCTGCGCCTGATGACCCAGGCAGCTGAAATGGGCGCTCATTTGCTGCCACCGGTGCCGTCATTTTACCACCAACCCAAAACGCTTGAAGATATCATTGACCAAACCATCGGCAAAGTATTTGATTATATGGGAATCGAGCACGACCTGTTCAAGCGCTGGGGTAATGACAAGCAGATCGAAAAACCCCGTAAAAAAAATGCGCGGATTTTACTCGCGCAAAAAAAATAATCAGACGGCCGCCTGTTATTTAACAGTCGTATTGCTGCAAAAATGCATCTCCTTAAAATGATAATACAGGCGGCCTATCTTTTGAATGTTATGGAAAGGTAAAGCCAATCCCGACTGTTATGGCTCGATAATCCCAATTTCCGGTTTCGCCATAGCTGAAGTTGGCAAACGGGCTGATAGCCATATCCAGGTCTGGAAAAACGTCATTAAGCATGACATCATAACCGCCACCCAGCGTAAAACCCCAGCCGTTTTTTCTGCTTGGCTCGTCCGATCGATTGCTCCAATTACTGACGTATCCGCCGCCTGCCTTTGCGAAAAGATTTGATTCTTCGATAGGATACCACCGGGTAATCAAAAAAGCCTGCATGATACCCTTACCTTTGTTTGCGTCGGTCGGGTCGCTGGCTTCAAGAAGCCAGCCACTTAATTCGAGTCCAACCAACCATTGCGGATTAATGGTATAGCCGCCTTTGAATCCCATAAAGAAATAAACATCTTCTTCGTTTTCATTGTCAAATGACTGGCTAAGATACCCGGCACCAGCATCAAATCCTCCCCAAAATCCTTCTCTGACATAAAATTCACCAGCAGACGCGGCAGGAACCCAAAAAAGAATTGCAAGCAAAGAAGCGCAAAAGCATTTTATTAGACTCACGGTGTTTCTTCTCCATTTGCTTGGTGATTTGACAAATAAAGGTATTTCAAAGGCACTCTATCATGCCAAATCCAAACAAATGAAGGTACACCAGTCCCGCCTGGTCCCGGCCAGTCACAGTTTTTTTAGAGGTAATTAAAGATACAATTGGGAAAATAAAAAGGCGAATCCACCCGCCTGGATCCACCCACTGAAGTTGTTTTATCATTCGAATATTACAATTTTATTGTTGCGCTTGAAATAAAATATATGTTGGAGTTACCACATGGTTTAACACAGTTTAGAAACTCATGGTGCCGATTTATACTTTGGTAGTGAGCTTACATAAAGAGTTCGTTCGTCAACTATTTTTACAGGAACCCGCAGGTAGAAGGCATAGTACATATATCCGAACAGCTGCTTATCTGCTCCTTCAATCAAATGGACCCTTGCATAACTGTAAAGATTCTGGATCTCATTTATTTTCGCATCCAGTGTTTCCTGATCCTCAATTTTAATCCAACTGTCACCAGTGAGCTTGGTGCCGTTGTTTTTGGGGTCAAACATGATTGCATCGGCCCACCTGATGCTTCTTTTTCCGTAATAGATATCATAATCATTCCAATTATCTTTTAGCTCTGCCAACGTTATTTTATCCTCAGTACCGGACTGTTTTCTTACATTTCCAATGTTTCCCGTATTTGTTGAACATCCGATAATAAATATGAATAATAAGATTAATATTCCTGCTAATTTTTTTATATCCACCATTATCTCCTTTCATAAACAAAGCCCCAGCTATTTTCCGAGGTTTCTACATTAATCGAGTCATAATTTCAGACGGAAAAATCTTGGGGATAATATAGAGGCTTAAAATAAAGGAGCCGCCTATGATCAGCAGCGTAAAGAGAGAATAAAAAATTAGCAGCTTTTTATTTAAATAATCTCCAGGCATACATCGGTATGCATTTATATATTCCTTACCATCTGCAAGAAACTCTTTTACATAAACAGGTAAAGTTTGATCTTCTAAATATCTTTGGAAGTGTCTTTCCACCTGATACGTTGGCCAACCTTTCTCTTCAGCCGCTATCTGAAATATCTCATATTCACTTTTGCCTATTATCTGTTTTAGCTTCCATAAATATTCAAGAGGCGTTAACGTTTTGTTTTTTATTAAATTACGCATACTGAAAAGTAGATACATCATCAAAATAAGGAAAAGAAAAAATACCATAGAGAGGATTTCAGGTCCATGCATTCAATCATCCTTTTCTTTAAAGTAACAAGAACCTGTTTGTGAAATGGGGTAGGTTTAAAAACCAGCAATATTTTTTTAACCTATAATCCGACTTAAATCAAGAACAAGGTGTATCATGCGCTATCTGAATACAATGTTGAGATCTAATGAGAATATCTGAAAAATTAGAAAGATGCAGATATCATCATCTAAGATCACAACAATTTTATCTAACCCATCATTGCCGGTTTAAAGCCGGTATCGAAATTAAATACGATACCCATTTGATGTCAGGGTCCGCCAAACCGGGCACGGTTGTAAAATAATCGCACCGTATTTTCATCGACCACTCTAGCGCTGACCAGATCGTGCTGTTGATGGATAATGTACCCAAAAAGCTTCTGATTATCGGGGCTCCGAATCTCTCGAAAGCGCGTCATGTGGTAATCAGCCCACATGGGGCTGACGGTGCCTTGGGCCGTGGTATTGGTGTTGACGATTTGGTCCCAGGTTTGCTGATCGTTAACCGTACCCCAGCGGCTGCCCACCAAAATTTCGCGATTGTCATTTTTGGGGTCAAAGACAACGACAGTTGACCTGAGCCAGATGGTGTAATCGGACCAACTGTCAATCAGGTGCTGTTGGGTAACCTTTGATTCACTGGCTGTTTGGGTTTTTATTTTTGCATAGTCTCCCGTGGCACATCCAATGATGACCATGCATATAAGGATTATAATAGCGGCGAATCTGTTGATCACCATCATCTGCTCCTTTCTATTTAAGACCGTCAACTTATTGGAAGCAACAATTGCGATTGTTAGCCGATAACCGAAAAACTGGAATTCTTATTGATTTCGCGGTTGCGGCTGAAAAAACCTACGTTCATGTTGCGCCGCGTGTATTTCATATAAAACTGAAAAGGATCCGCATCGTGATCATGTCCTTTTTCGCAAGCATCAATCAGTTCAGCCATCATGACGCCTGCAACCGGGGCGTTTTTATACTGATTGCCGCTGGTGCCGATGGCCATATAGAATCCAGGCAAATCGGATTTGTCGTAGATGGGAAGCCAGTCATCGCTGCAATCATAAAGATCAACCACGCCCTGATATTGGTTGGGAATGGCCAGATCGTTGACACGCATGCCTTCACGCATGACCATACATTTAAATTGGTCGGTAAAATTGGTATCGTAATTGTCAGGATCGTCCACCCACAGAAGTGGATCGCAATCCGGATCTTCACTGCCGATCAATATATTGTTGCCTACCTCGGGACGCGAGTAGCAGCCTATATCGCCATCAGACAACATGTAGCCGTCGCGCTCCCAGTCCATTCCTTCAGGTGCAGGCACATGGGCCACTTCCTGTTTCATCGGCCGGGTTTTAATCTTCATCGATTCTTCAATACCGGCCATTCGATTGATTAAAAAGGAGTGGGGGCCAGCCACATTGACAACAACCGGTGCTTCAATCTCGGTGCCGTCATCCAGCTTGATTCCGGCTGTTCGGCCTTGTTTCTGCAATATCTCAACAACCCGCGCATTGTAAAGAAACTCGCCCTGCATGGCCTCGGTTGCCACCTGGACGTTATGGGCTGAAAGCTTGGGATCAGAGATGTAGCCGGATTCAGGTATCCAGAGGGCACCGGGAATGGTGTCTGCAGTGGGCTTGCCGAACTCCGGGTCGTCTATCCATTTTTGAGGAAAATAGCTGGCCAAATTAACGTTGGGCAGGTAACGCCCAATTTCCTCCGGCTCCAGTTCCAAATAGCCCACACCAAATTCATCCAAGGCCGCTTTGACCCGGCTAAGATTCTTATTTACCGGTGTTTTGATGACCAGGGCGCCGGTGTTGCGATACGTTACCATGCCATCGGGATCTCTTACCCCGAGATAGGTAGGCCAGTCGAGCCAGTAGTAATAGCCTTCCCTGGCTAAAGCCACACCTTCGGTTGTGGAGTAGTGGAAACGGATGATGGCGCATGATCCCCCCGTGGAACCCATGCCAGCGTCGCCGAGTTTGTCCACGTTTAATGTTTTATATCCCCGCTTGGCCAGCTCGAAGCCAATACAACACCCGATAACGCCTGCGCCGATAATAACCGCATCGTATTTTTTTTGCATTAAATGCCTCCTTCAATTTTTGACCCAATATTATGATGTTGGATTTATACAAAACCATTAGAATAAATTTTCAATATCAAAGACTGACCCAGCTTTCAAGTAGGACGCGGTTCATCCCACCAACCAATAACCGTGCCATGTCGCTGCCAATGGAGTCTTTCCAGTCCTTCGATTTCCCTGATCCAGTCTCCAAGCGCAGAAGCGTGATGAATCACCAAAGGCGTGCTGTGAGGCGGCAGAATATCGTTTTGCAGACCATATAGATGGATGGTTTTCTGAATCTCAGCTGCGGTTTCTTCCGTATCCCATGCAGTGGGATGAATAAACCCGTGGTTGGCCCCTTCCCTGCTTGAATATCCAAATGTCGCTCCAAATTCGTCTTTAAGATCCCGCATCAATCGTATGGCCTGCAGATTTTTTGCAACACTCAGTCCTTTGTTCAAATTTTGCAGAATACGGTCATCAAATGATTCAAAACCAATCGAGCCCAATAACACAAAAATATCGCTGCGGATGGCTGTCGCCAGTACTGCTTTTAAATGCTCAATTCCGGCAATAAGTCCATCGGCTCTTAAGGTGAGATTGACCTGCGACAAGCGAATGCCCTGCGAATGAACAGCTTCGAGTAAATCAAGGAGAGTTGGCAGTGGATATTCATTAATGAGCTCAAAAGCAATCTTTCTGCCATCGGTGGCTTCGGGCAAACAGCGGATTTGGCGGATCACAGTTTCAAAACCCAGCGTTCCGTGAAAGCCTTTATCCACAGCCACATCGCAAAAGCTGCAGCCTTTTAAGCGAAGTCCTATCGATTTGCCCTGCTGAGCGCGGATGGATGTCGGATAATCGATATGCGCTTGTTTCGAGCGGGCTGCATGGGGGCAGCCGATGTGCTGTAGAATCTGCCCGGTTTCAATTTTTAAAGGGACCAGCTCATCTTTTGCAGGCGTGTAGATATTATTCCAGCGCACTTTACCCATGAACATGGGATCCCAAGCTTTTGGACTATTTGGCCTGACTTTGCCATCAGCGTCCACAACCAAAAGTCCCGGGATCGACACGCTATCAACAGCATCCAAATTACTAAGCAGCGGCAGAACTTGCTCCGCCGGCCCCTGCAGACCGTAATTGAAAGATTCCCACAATCCCTTAAACCGATGGGGATGCTTCTGCCAGCCCTTTTCTCCTGCAAAATCAACGTTTGCCTGCGGACCTGCCAGAATCGTGATAGCGCCTTCGGCCTTCAGCTCAGCCGCCAAAGAAAAAAGATCCTCGCGGCCACTCAGGGCGGAAAAGCCAATCACAGGTTTGTGGGTCCCAAAATAATCCGCCAGCGCCCTTTTCAGTGCACTGCGGTCAGCTTCTCGGCTAACGGCAATCACGATGCATTCGCAATTGCAGTGGTCCTCGATAATGGTGGCCGCCATCTGTGGCCCTAAAAGTCCGTAAGTTTCACCTTTAAAATAGCTGCTAATAATGGCCACTTTTTTTGGGGCCTTATTGACTGACCGCTTGATTGTCATTTTTCATCGAAACAAAAAAGAGGGGTCCCCGGGTAAACCAGAGACCCCCCATTTGTTAGAAAAAAGTGATGAGGATATTACACCTTGAGTTAACCTTCTAAACCCGCAGCTTCTTTACTCGCAGTGGAGACCCGCTCTGCTGCTTGGCGTCGTTTGGAAATGTTGATTTTATCCGCATCGACAAAATCCACTGCTTTTTCCTCACAAAACCGAACACACTGCGGTTCGCCGTCACAAAGATCGCATTTAAATACCTTTCTGTCGGTGGGGTTAAACATCATAGCACCGAAAGGACATGCGCTCACACACGAACGGCATCCAATGCAAACATCATAATCAACAGCAACGCGTTCAGATAGCCCATCGCGCGAAATCGCTTTTACCGGGCAGACGTTCAAACAGGGGGCATCCTCGCACTGCTGGCAGGACATGGGGATATACAGACCTTCGGCCTCCCATTTAACCACTCGGATTCGGCTACGCGCAGGATTCGATATGCCATCATGCGAAACAGCACACACGAGCTCACACAATTGACAGCCCGTGCACTTCTGGTGATCTATATATAACATCTTAGCCATTATTTAAATTCTCCTTAAGTGTAATTATAGTAAATGGGATGGCTCATTTTCCAGGCCGAGTTTTTTCAAAGTCTCTTTTTTC
This is a stretch of genomic DNA from Desulfobacterales bacterium. It encodes these proteins:
- a CDS encoding 4Fe-4S dicluster domain-containing protein is translated as MAKMLYIDHQKCTGCQLCELVCAVSHDGISNPARSRIRVVKWEAEGLYIPMSCQQCEDAPCLNVCPVKAISRDGLSERVAVDYDVCIGCRSCVSACPFGAMMFNPTDRKVFKCDLCDGEPQCVRFCEEKAVDFVDADKINISKRRQAAERVSTASKEAAGLEG
- a CDS encoding outer membrane beta-barrel protein, whose amino-acid sequence is MLAILFWVPAASAGEFYVREGFWGGFDAGAGYLSQSFDNENEEDVYFFMGFKGGYTINPQWLVGLELSGWLLEASDPTDANKGKGIMQAFLITRWYPIEESNLFAKAGGGYVSNWSNRSDEPSRKNGWGFTLGGGYDVMLNDVFPDLDMAISPFANFSYGETGNWDYRAITVGIGFTFP
- a CDS encoding FAD-dependent oxidoreductase: MQKKYDAVIIGAGVIGCCIGFELAKRGYKTLNVDKLGDAGMGSTGGSCAIIRFHYSTTEGVALAREGYYYWLDWPTYLGVRDPDGMVTYRNTGALVIKTPVNKNLSRVKAALDEFGVGYLELEPEEIGRYLPNVNLASYFPQKWIDDPEFGKPTADTIPGALWIPESGYISDPKLSAHNVQVATEAMQGEFLYNARVVEILQKQGRTAGIKLDDGTEIEAPVVVNVAGPHSFLINRMAGIEESMKIKTRPMKQEVAHVPAPEGMDWERDGYMLSDGDIGCYSRPEVGNNILIGSEDPDCDPLLWVDDPDNYDTNFTDQFKCMVMREGMRVNDLAIPNQYQGVVDLYDCSDDWLPIYDKSDLPGFYMAIGTSGNQYKNAPVAGVMMAELIDACEKGHDHDADPFQFYMKYTRRNMNVGFFSRNREINKNSSFSVIG
- a CDS encoding UbiX family flavin prenyltransferase, producing MTKRIVIGISGASGVTYGVRILELLRETDFETHLVISKSGRLNIEIETDYHPDAVEAMADYVYDHKDMAASLSSGSFLTQGMVVVPCTIKSLSGIANSYNENLLVRAADVTLKEKRKLVLVIRETPLHVGHLRLMTQAAEMGAHLLPPVPSFYHQPKTLEDIIDQTIGKVFDYMGIEHDLFKRWGNDKQIEKPRKKNARILLAQKK